The genomic window CACCTTCGGCAAACGCTTGCCAGGCAATGCGCAACTGGAAACCTACTATGCCTCCAAGGAGAAGGCCTACGACCTGATCATGGGCGACGGCGCGAAAATCTTCGACCTCTCGCAGGAGAGCGACGAGCTGCGCGAGCGCTATGGCCGCAACACGTTCGGCCAATCCTGCCTGGCCGCCCGGCGGCTGGTGGAAGCCGGCGTCAAATACATCACCATCAACTTCAAAGGCTGGGACACGCACAAAAAGCATTTCGAAGAGATGCGCCGCAAGCTGCCGCAAATGGACGCCGGGTTCGCCACCCTGCTTTCGGACCTTTCCGACCGCGGCCTGCTCGACAGCACCATCGTCTGGTGGGGCGGCGAATTCGGCCGCACCCCGAAGATCCAATGGGAAGCCCCGTGGGACGGCGGTCGCGGCCACCACGGCGCATGCTTCTCCCACGTCCTGGCCGGCGGCGGCTTCAAGGGCGGACAGGTGGTCGGAGCCTCCGACGCCAAGGGGGTGGAGGTCGCCGAGCGCCCGGTCCGCCCATGGGACCTGATCGGCAGCATCCATCAGCAAATGGGCGTCGATCCCGCCAGCACCATTCCCCACTCCGATGGCCCCGTCAGCCTCGTTCCCGGCGAAATCGACGGCTACTCCACCGGCGGCCGCTTGAAGGAGCTGATCTGATGAAACCATACAGTATTTTTTATTCACCGCAAAGGAACGCAAAGAACACAAGGGATGCTTTCCTGCCGGCTTTGCGTTCCTTGCGTTCTTTCGCGGTTAAAAATATCCTGCCCGCCATGTTGGCACTTCCCGTCCTAGCTGTAGGGCAGCAGCAGGTGCGGCCGGAGCAAATGGATCCGCACATCGGCTACATCTATCCCGCCGGGGCGCAGCGAGGAGCCACAGCCACCATCGTCGTCGGCGGGCAATACCTCGAAGGCGCGGACGGCATCCACGTTTCCGGCGGAGGCGTGCGCGCCAAGGTGCTCGACTTCGAGCGCCCTCTCAACCAGCGCGAGATCCAGCAGATGCGCAACAAGTTCGATGAAATCCGCGAGGAGATGGGCATGGAGGAGGACGAACGCCCAACCAGGCAACCGGAGCAGTTCCGCACCATGATCGAGCAGGCCGAAAAGTCCGGCATCACCATGGAGGATGTCCAAAAAATGCGCGAACAAGGCCGCATCCGCAACGATCCCAAACTTCAGGAAAATGCACAGATTGCCGAAGTGGTTACGGTCGAAATCGAGGTGCTTCCCGACGCCAGGCCTGGACGGCGCGAACTGCGGATCATGAAGGATGGCAGAATCTCCGCCCCGCTCGCCTTTTTTATCGGCGACCATGCGGAATGGGTGGAAGCCGACGGAAAAAATATTGAGAAACCATTGCCGGTCGTGCTCAATGGCCAGATTCTGCCCGGCGAGACCGACCGCTATTCCTTCAAGGCCTCCAAGGGCGACCAGCTCGTTGTGGCCGCCGCCGCGCGCGAACTGATCCCGCATTTGGCCGATGCCGTGCCCGGCTGGTTCCAGGCCGTCATGGCGCTCTACGATTCAAAAGGGAGCGAACTGGCCTATGCCGACGACTACCGCTTCAACCCCGACCCTGCGCTCTATTATGAGATTCCAACCGACGGAACCTATACGCTTGAAATCCGCGATTCCATCTACCGCGGGCGGCAGGACTTTGTCTACCGCATCACCCTCGGCGAGATCCCGTTCATCACCTCCATCTTCCCGCTCGGCGGCAAGGAGGGCACCACCACGGTCGCGATCCAAGGCAAGAACCTGCCCGCAACCACCGGCACCGTAGGCAACCAGGACTCGCTCGATTCGGTTAAGGGCATACCGCTCGCCTATCCCGTCCCGTTCGCGCACAGCACCCTGCCCGAGCTGCCGGAAACCGAACCCAACAACACGGTCACCGATGCCATGCCCATCCGCTCGACCTGCGTCATCAATGGCAGGATCGGCCACCCCGGCGACCTCGACGTATTCGAAATCCAGTTGAAAAAAGGCGAAGCCTTCGTGGCCGAAGTCAACGCGCGCCGGCTCAACTCGCCACTAGATTCCGTGCTGAAGATCACCGATGCGCACGGCAGGCAGGTGGCCTTCAACGACGACCACGAAGACAGGGCGCTTGGTTTGCTCACCCACCACGCCGACTCGCGCATCGCGTTCGTCGCGCCGCACCAGGGCACCTTCCTTATCCACCTGGGCGACACCCAGAACGCCGGGGGCCCGGACCATGGATATCGCCTCCACCTTGGACGCCCCGAACCGGACTACGAGCTACGCATTGTGCCCTCCCATCTCAACGGAGCCCCGGGAGCCAGCATCCCCTTCACCGCCTTCGCCCTACGGAAGGATGGTTTCAACGGAGAAATCAAACTGGAACTGAAAAACGAAATCGACGGGCTACGGCTCGATGGCGCCCGCATACCCGCCGGGCAGGAGCAGGTCGAACTGACCCTGACGCTACCGACCGATCCGCTCTACGTGCCCGAACCCCTGAAGATCGAAGGCCGTGCCGTGATCGACGGCAAGCCCGCCGTCCGCCCCGCCGTCCCGGCGGAGGACATGATGCAGGCGTTCATCTACCACCACCTCGTCCCCGCCGAGGAGATCCTGCTCGCCAACATCGAGAGCCGCTTCCTGCGCCCCCAGATCAACTGCAAGACCAAGGATCCGCTGAAGCTCAAACCCGGCACGACCACCTCCGTGACCTTCGAGGCCCCCACCGCCTTCGGGCGCCAACAGCTCGACTTCAACGTGGAACCGCATAGCGTACCGGCCGGGGTGGGCATCGAGGACGTGACCATCGGGAACGGCACCATCGAAGTCATGCTCGCGACCGACCCAGCGCTTTCCGTCAAGGGCCAGGAAGGCAACCTGATCTTCGAGCTGGTCATCGAGCGCAACATGCAAGCGCGCGAAGGACGCGAGGCGCGCACCCTCCGCATCCCCGCCGGCCACCTCCCCGCCGTGCCGTTCAAGATTATGTAGAAGTCGTGGGGCAGACGTTCCAGTCTGCCCTGCGCAGGCAAGAAAGCCTGCGCCACACATCGCACCCGCTACTTCTCCGGCAGGTTATCGAGGTCATCCAAATCTTTGTAACGTCCCGAAGCCTTTTTGTTTAGCCGTAAGTCGGCAAGAGAAATAAGGGGAACGTCCACGTCATCAATTTGAGTGCTTAACGAACGTCTACGGCACTCATCGAATTCAACGCCGTCGATTTCATTAAGCACTTCGATTCTTACCGGAGCCAATCCCATGCGCACAATATTTCCGGGCTCAAGAAAGAGATTTTCCGAGATGTCATCCGACACCATGCCGAACTCGTGAAAGACGCCGACCAGCTTTCTTGCATTATCGGGATTCAAAGCCACCCAGACATCCATATCCGCAGTCGTTCGTGGGTATCCGTGGTAGCCCACTGCATACCCGCCGATCAGCAGATACTCAACCTCATGAGCGTTTAGCAACTTCAAGAATTCTTTGAAGTCGTCCGGTAGCACTTGGTTTTCCATAAGCCGCCTGCCTGTTCATTTGAATCGCCTGCAACCGCTCTTCCGGAGAACGAGATTGCCAATACGCCTTGTCGTCGCCTGCTGCATGCAATGACACCACAGACAACACGCTTCGATCCAATTTCAGTTCGTTTTTCACACCGGCATAATAGGTTTGCTTGCCGTACATATCAAACCCCTATTGCCCACATTCGGCCACTGAAAAAGGATTGGAAGGCAACCTGCCCTTCGAGCTGATCGCCGAACGCACGCCACACGCCACAAGCACGCGAGGCTCGAACCCTCCGCATCCCCGCCGTGCCGTTCAGGATTTTGTAGACGAAGCTTCCAGCTTCGTTAGGCAGAACAACGCGCGTTGCAGAATCAAACGAAGCTGGAATCTTCGTCTACGATGAACCTCGCCAGATCAGGAGGCAGCTCCCCATCCGCATCGAACCGTTCCAGTTCGCGGTTGCAGACGGTGGAGAAATGGTTGAGGAGGGAGTCGCCGACGGCGGGCATTTCCGGGCATTGGTCGCCGAGGATGGTTTTCATGGTGGCGACGGGTTCGCCGACGAGGCCGCACGGCACGATGGTGTCGAAACCCATGAGGTCGTTGGCGACGTTGAAGCTCATGCCATGGAAGGAGACCCATTTCTTGAGGCGGAAGCCGATGGCGGCGATCTTTCCGGCCTGGGTCCACGCGCCGGACTTGCCTTCGCGGCGAAAGCCTTCGATGCCATGGTCGGCCAACGTGCGGATGGCGGTCTCCTCAAGGTTGTTGAGGTAGCCGTGCGAATCGGCGTCGTTCCCGCCGAGGTAGAGGATGGGATAAAGCACCCACTGGCCGGGGCCATGGAAGGTGACATCGCCACCGCGCTCGACATGGAAAAGGTCGATGCCCAGCTCGCGGTATTCCGCTTCGGTCTTGAGCAGATAGTTATCGCGCCCGCGGTTGCCCAGCGTGACGGTCGGTGTATGCTGAAGAATCAACACGGTGTCCGGAATCAGCCCATCCTGACGCGCCTTGAGCAAACGGCGCTGGATGTCCAGTCCTTGCCGATAGGGAACGGGATTGCTGAAACTGACCGACCAGGCCTTCATGGTTTTCCTCTTGGCGGAGGCAGGCGGTGCGCCTGCGGCACAAAAACAAAAAGAGGAGGATAGGCATCCTCCTCGACATTCCATGCATGGAAAACGACTAGTCGTCGGGGCAGAGTTCCTCGTAGGAATCCGCATCCATCATGTCATCCACTTCCGACTCGTCGTTCACCCGGATCTTGAAGAGCCAGCCAGCGCCGAAAGCGTCTTTGTTGATGAGTTCCGGGTTGTCTTCCAGCTCGCTGTTGACTTCGATGATTTCGCCACCCACGGGGGCGTAGACATCGGCGGCGGCCTTGACGGATTCAACCACGGCGGCTTCGTCGCCGGCAGAAAACTCGGTTCCCACCTCGGGCAATTCAACAAAGGTCAGGTCAGAGAGCTGGCTCTGGGCAAAGTCGCTGATGCCGACCGTTGCGATGCCGTCATCGAGAGATACCCATTCATGGGTTTTGGCGTAGAACAGATCTTGTGGAACCGACATATTACATCTCCTGGTTATCGATTAATGACCTGAATAAAAAGTGGAGGTGCGGATCGGAGTCGAACCGATCTAGATGGATTTGCAATCCACTGCCTAACCGCTTGGCTACCGCACCTTTGTTCCCAAAGCGGTCACCAATGTAATGATGAGCTCATCGCATTCAAACAAAAATATCCAAAAAATGAAGGGAATCCTGCAAGCGTTTCCGTTGCAAACCACTACGGCACGACCACGGCATTGTCAATTAGGCGCGTTGTTCCAATTTTCACGGCAAGCGCAACCAAGGTTTTCCCTTTGACCCGCCCGACGGGCTGCAATGTTTCGTCATCGACGAACTCGACATAGTCGACAACCGCATCGGGCACGCTGGCCATAAGATTCGCGACGGACTTTCCAAGAACGGCAACATCCACCACCCCCTGGCCAACCAGATCCACCACGTGGTCGAGCGCCTGCCTGAGGCAAAGCGCATTCCGGCGCTGGAGTTCGGTCAGGTATTTATTGCGCGAGCTCATCGCCAAGCCGTCCGGTTCGCGAACAATGGCGCCCCGCACAATCTCCACCGGAAAGTTAAGGTCGCGCACCATGCGTTCGATGATGCGCAGTTGCTGCGCATCCTTTTCGCCAAAGACGGCCAGATCCGGCAGCACCAGATTGAATAGCTTGGCAACGACGGTGCAAACCCCGCGGAAATGGCCGGTGCGCGATGCGCCGCAGAGCACGCCCGAGAGCGACTCCTCGTCCACCCACACGCTGGCGTCGGCGGCATACATGTTGCCGGGCTCCGGATAAAAAACAATATCGACGCCCTCCTCTTCGCAGAGCAATTCATCCCGCTCGAAATCGCGCGGGTAGGCATCGAGATCTTCGTTGGGGCCGAACTGGGTTGGATTCACGAAGATGCTCGCAACCAGCACATCGCATTTTTCGCGGGCCAGTCGCATGAGCGAAAGATGGCCTGCGTGCAGGAACCCCATGGTGGGCACAAAGCCGATCGTCTTGCCCGACCGCTTCAGGAACAGCGCAAGGCGCTGCATCTCTTCGGGAGATTCAATGATTTGCATATCAATAGGTGTGTTCTTCGGACGGGAAGGAACCGTCCTCGACTTCGGACTTGTAGGACGCGAGCGCCTCGCTGATCAGCGGATGGAGCGTTGCGAATCTTTTCACAAACCGGGGCGCGGGTTTCCCGCTGATCCCGAGCAGGTCGGTGAATACCAGCACCTGGCCATCGCACCCGACGCCGGCCCCGATGCCGATGGTGGGAATGGAGAGCGCGCCGGAAATCATTGCGCCCAGCTCGGCGGGAACGCATTCAAGCACAATGGCAAACGCCCCGGCCTGCTCGACCGCCATGGCATCGTCCATCAGTTGCCGGGCCTGCTCGGAGGTCTTGCCCTGAACCTTGTAGCCGCCCATCTCCTTGATGCTTTGCGGGGTTAGGCCAATATGCCCCAGCACCGGCACGCCGTTCTTCACCAACGACTCGATCAACTCGCCGCGCAGCGCGCCGCCCTCGACCTTCACGGCATCGGCATGTGCTTCCTTGATGAAGCGTCCGGCATTTTCCAAGGCCATGGCGATGGAGGGTTGATAGGACATGAACGGCATATCGGCAATGATCAGGGCATTCTTCACCCCGCGCGAAACCGCCGCCGTGTGGTGCAGCATTTCGTCCATGCCGACGGGCAGGGTTGTTTCATAGCCGAGCACGGTCATGCCCAGCGAGTCGCCCACCAGAATGGCAGGGATGCCGGCATCCTCCACCAGCGATGCCGTGAGCGCATCATACGCCGTTAGCATGGCAATCCTTTGTTCGCCCTTCAGGGCCTTAATCTTTGCGGCTGTCCATTTCATAACTTGTACCGTAATGAGTAATGCTCAACTCGTAACCATCCCATCGGAGCCAATGCAATTACGGGTTACGCATTACGGGTTATTCCTACCAACGCTCGTCGAAAACGCTGAGGCCTTCATCGGGCGGGAGGGAGCCCAGGATTTGCGCGACGGATTTGCTGGCCTCCGGCAGGATCAAATCGGGCCGCACATCATTGAGCGGTTGCACCACGAAGCGACGTTCCGCCCAGCGCGGGTGCGGCACCTCCAGCCCACCGCTATCGATGATCTGCCCGCCGGCATAGATGATGTCCACATCGATCGGGCGCGGCGCGTTGCGGTCCTCCTGGTCGCGCTCGCGCCCCAGGCTCACCTCGATCTTGCCGATATAGGAGAGCCAGCTATCGAGCGGCAACTCGCTTTCGACAATCACGACCGAGTTGAGGTAGGCCATTTCCTGGTATTCCGGTTTCACATCCACCGGCGTGGTTTCATAGATTGGCGACTGGTCGACAAACTTGGTACGCGGCGCGGACAACAGCAGATTCTTCGCCTGCATCAGCAGCCGTTTGCGATTGTAAAGATTGGAACCTAGGCTAAACCCGATCTCCATATTCGACCTCCCCATCAAAAACGTATTCGGCACCACCCGTGAGCGTGGTGATTCCCTGAACTGAATCAATTACCAAATCAAAGCCCCCGGCGCAATGCACGGTAACGGGCAACTTGGCCCACCCTCTTTCGGATGCAAGCACCGCCACGGCCGTTGCCCCGGTGCCACAGGCCAAGGTTTCGGCCTCCACACCGCGCTCGTAGGTGCGCACACTCAGTGTTCCATCCGCCTCAACCTTCGCAAAGTTGGCGTTCGCCCCATTCGGTCTGAACAGGGCATGGTGGCGCAAGGCACTGCCGACCGAACCCAGCTCCAGCGATGCAAGGTCCACCACCCAGGCCACGGCATGCGGAACGCCGGTGTTCACGAAATCGACCGGCCAATCGAACCCGGTTTCGAGATCCAGTTCCAGCTCCGTCGGTTCGGTCAGCTCCAGACGGATCTGGTTTTCACGAACGGTCGCTTTCACAAGCCCCGCCCCGGTCTCGATGTTCATGGAGGCCGGCGCGATGCCTTGGTCGAAAGCCAGACGGGCGATGCAGCGCGCCCCGTTGCCGCACATATCCTGCTCCCCTCCGTCGGGATTGATGAAACGCATGCGGAAGTCGGCCACATCCGAGGGCTGGATCAAGAGCAAGCCATCGCATCCAATTCCAATGCGCCGGGAAGCGATCCGCCGGACAAACCCCGTGTCGTGCAACGGAAACGACAGCGAACGGTCGTCGACCATGATGAAGTCGTTACCCGCGCCGTGCATCTTGGTGAAGGGAATCTTCATTCGAGTCCATCGATCTTCATGTCCTTCGGTGCTTCCACGTGGAAGGAGAACGGGATTTCCCATTCCGTTCCGGGCTCCAGCGTCCGGAACCAGCTGATCCGCTGCTCGTCGTCGAGCTTGAGCGAATCGGTGTCCTTCGAATATTTGGGTTCGAGCAATTTAACCTTCAGCCCCTCGCTCCCGGAAATGGGAAGCTGATCCCACACGATGACCTCCTCGGCAACCGAATGGGTATTCTTTACGGTCATCAGGTATTCGTAGGTATGCCGAACGTCCCGTCCGGTGAGACCTTCGCGGCTCTGGTATCTTTTGATGAGCCGATGCTCCACCTTAATGCTTTCGTCCGCACCGAGGAAGATCCAGAACTCCTCCTCCGGAGCAACCAGCTCCATGGTCGAGGTGGTCACGAAGCTGCCATCGAGAAACACATTGGCCTTCCCTTCAAGGAATGGATGGACTCCCTTGTTGACCGCCTTGGCCTTGAGATAGGCATGCGGATCGACTTTCGGAATCGTGGAGTAGCGGAAGGTGGATGGGAGCGTCACGCTCGACACGGAAACCCGGTGTTCCACGTTATCGGAAACCACCTCGCTTTCGCCCTTCACTGCGAACACAACCGAAGCCCCTTGGCGAACAACCTCAGTCTGGCGGGACTGGATGGAGGCGGGGGCTGGTTCCTCCAACTCAAAATCCACGTCCGACACCAACGCATCCCCATATAGATTCGCCGACTCATAGGCATTGAACCCAACAGAAAAACTGCCCTTAAGAAAGGCGCCCGACTCGGCCGCCGGCTGCACCATTCGGATGCGCCAGGGTTGCAACTCGGGATGGCGCCCGCCGAGACCGGGATTCGCCGTCGAGAGCTTGAGGGCAACATTCGCCCAATCCTCGCCGGTGTTTTGGCGAACGAGGGCAAAATATTTCACCTCCACATCGCGCGTCTTCGTATCGACGCGAATGTCGTAGGTCGGCACCCATTTGGGACCACGGACGATGTAGGAGAGCTTAAGCTCGGCCTTGCCAGCCGTCGCCGCCTCCAGATCGACCTCGACCACCCGGCGCTGCTTGCGCGTATCGGCACCGGCGTCGTGGATATCGGCCTGCACTTTCCCCAGGACCTCGCGGACTTGCTTGAGTTCACGTTCCGTTTTGCGCAAACCGTCGTCGTATTCCTTGCCCTTGTCCGCGTAGAGCGCCAGCATCTGGCTCCAGCTTTCGGGATCGA from Pontiella desulfatans includes these protein-coding regions:
- a CDS encoding DUF1501 domain-containing protein gives rise to the protein MNLSRRTILQSAAAAPLLAQAAAAPNAKAKAVIQIWIWGGPAHLDTFDPKPDAGYDYCGAYTKPIATNVDGIRIGEALPELAKQADKFSIIRSMTHGINAHESASYCTQTGRLPGGRIVYPAIGSVVSLKHGYDAGYNGLIPPYVVLTEPQGRFSEAGFLGPRYKPFATGGDPAQNPFAVEGIVAEGITDRRQRERRELLRWLDTFGKRLPGNAQLETYYASKEKAYDLIMGDGAKIFDLSQESDELRERYGRNTFGQSCLAARRLVEAGVKYITINFKGWDTHKKHFEEMRRKLPQMDAGFATLLSDLSDRGLLDSTIVWWGGEFGRTPKIQWEAPWDGGRGHHGACFSHVLAGGGFKGGQVVGASDAKGVEVAERPVRPWDLIGSIHQQMGVDPASTIPHSDGPVSLVPGEIDGYSTGGRLKELI
- a CDS encoding PPC domain-containing protein, which codes for MDPHIGYIYPAGAQRGATATIVVGGQYLEGADGIHVSGGGVRAKVLDFERPLNQREIQQMRNKFDEIREEMGMEEDERPTRQPEQFRTMIEQAEKSGITMEDVQKMREQGRIRNDPKLQENAQIAEVVTVEIEVLPDARPGRRELRIMKDGRISAPLAFFIGDHAEWVEADGKNIEKPLPVVLNGQILPGETDRYSFKASKGDQLVVAAAARELIPHLADAVPGWFQAVMALYDSKGSELAYADDYRFNPDPALYYEIPTDGTYTLEIRDSIYRGRQDFVYRITLGEIPFITSIFPLGGKEGTTTVAIQGKNLPATTGTVGNQDSLDSVKGIPLAYPVPFAHSTLPELPETEPNNTVTDAMPIRSTCVINGRIGHPGDLDVFEIQLKKGEAFVAEVNARRLNSPLDSVLKITDAHGRQVAFNDDHEDRALGLLTHHADSRIAFVAPHQGTFLIHLGDTQNAGGPDHGYRLHLGRPEPDYELRIVPSHLNGAPGASIPFTAFALRKDGFNGEIKLELKNEIDGLRLDGARIPAGQEQVELTLTLPTDPLYVPEPLKIEGRAVIDGKPAVRPAVPAEDMMQAFIYHHLVPAEEILLANIESRFLRPQINCKTKDPLKLKPGTTTSVTFEAPTAFGRQQLDFNVEPHSVPAGVGIEDVTIGNGTIEVMLATDPALSVKGQEGNLIFELVIERNMQAREGREARTLRIPAGHLPAVPFKIM
- a CDS encoding nucleotidyltransferase: MENQVLPDDFKEFLKLLNAHEVEYLLIGGYAVGYHGYPRTTADMDVWVALNPDNARKLVGVFHEFGMVSDDISENLFLEPGNIVRMGLAPVRIEVLNEIDGVEFDECRRRSLSTQIDDVDVPLISLADLRLNKKASGRYKDLDDLDNLPEK
- the lipB gene encoding lipoyl(octanoyl) transferase LipB; the encoded protein is MKAWSVSFSNPVPYRQGLDIQRRLLKARQDGLIPDTVLILQHTPTVTLGNRGRDNYLLKTEAEYRELGIDLFHVERGGDVTFHGPGQWVLYPILYLGGNDADSHGYLNNLEETAIRTLADHGIEGFRREGKSGAWTQAGKIAAIGFRLKKWVSFHGMSFNVANDLMGFDTIVPCGLVGEPVATMKTILGDQCPEMPAVGDSLLNHFSTVCNRELERFDADGELPPDLARFIVDEDSSFV
- the gcvH gene encoding glycine cleavage system protein GcvH, which translates into the protein MSVPQDLFYAKTHEWVSLDDGIATVGISDFAQSQLSDLTFVELPEVGTEFSAGDEAAVVESVKAAADVYAPVGGEIIEVNSELEDNPELINKDAFGAGWLFKIRVNDESEVDDMMDADSYEELCPDD
- the panC gene encoding pantoate--beta-alanine ligase, yielding MQIIESPEEMQRLALFLKRSGKTIGFVPTMGFLHAGHLSLMRLAREKCDVLVASIFVNPTQFGPNEDLDAYPRDFERDELLCEEEGVDIVFYPEPGNMYAADASVWVDEESLSGVLCGASRTGHFRGVCTVVAKLFNLVLPDLAVFGEKDAQQLRIIERMVRDLNFPVEIVRGAIVREPDGLAMSSRNKYLTELQRRNALCLRQALDHVVDLVGQGVVDVAVLGKSVANLMASVPDAVVDYVEFVDDETLQPVGRVKGKTLVALAVKIGTTRLIDNAVVVP
- the panB gene encoding 3-methyl-2-oxobutanoate hydroxymethyltransferase, with protein sequence MKWTAAKIKALKGEQRIAMLTAYDALTASLVEDAGIPAILVGDSLGMTVLGYETTLPVGMDEMLHHTAAVSRGVKNALIIADMPFMSYQPSIAMALENAGRFIKEAHADAVKVEGGALRGELIESLVKNGVPVLGHIGLTPQSIKEMGGYKVQGKTSEQARQLMDDAMAVEQAGAFAIVLECVPAELGAMISGALSIPTIGIGAGVGCDGQVLVFTDLLGISGKPAPRFVKRFATLHPLISEALASYKSEVEDGSFPSEEHTY
- the folK gene encoding 2-amino-4-hydroxy-6-hydroxymethyldihydropteridine diphosphokinase, with the translated sequence MEIGFSLGSNLYNRKRLLMQAKNLLLSAPRTKFVDQSPIYETTPVDVKPEYQEMAYLNSVVIVESELPLDSWLSYIGKIEVSLGRERDQEDRNAPRPIDVDIIYAGGQIIDSGGLEVPHPRWAERRFVVQPLNDVRPDLILPEASKSVAQILGSLPPDEGLSVFDERW
- the dapF gene encoding diaminopimelate epimerase; the protein is MKIPFTKMHGAGNDFIMVDDRSLSFPLHDTGFVRRIASRRIGIGCDGLLLIQPSDVADFRMRFINPDGGEQDMCGNGARCIARLAFDQGIAPASMNIETGAGLVKATVRENQIRLELTEPTELELDLETGFDWPVDFVNTGVPHAVAWVVDLASLELGSVGSALRHHALFRPNGANANFAKVEADGTLSVRTYERGVEAETLACGTGATAVAVLASERGWAKLPVTVHCAGGFDLVIDSVQGITTLTGGAEYVFDGEVEYGDRV
- a CDS encoding mucoidy inhibitor MuiA family protein, which produces MVGIIAIAALAVSSQVTDVTVYNDRAQVTRTAQVPLEAGINKLVFGDLPDAVDSRGIQVEGSGAATVLDVRFKTENFKEIPQEAWKELYEKQTALLDEEKALLQRIARIGDSKGLLKAIGAKVTNTPEKEAGDAQLDPESWSQMLALYADKGKEYDDGLRKTERELKQVREVLGKVQADIHDAGADTRKQRRVVEVDLEAATAGKAELKLSYIVRGPKWVPTYDIRVDTKTRDVEVKYFALVRQNTGEDWANVALKLSTANPGLGGRHPELQPWRIRMVQPAAESGAFLKGSFSVGFNAYESANLYGDALVSDVDFELEEPAPASIQSRQTEVVRQGASVVFAVKGESEVVSDNVEHRVSVSSVTLPSTFRYSTIPKVDPHAYLKAKAVNKGVHPFLEGKANVFLDGSFVTTSTMELVAPEEEFWIFLGADESIKVEHRLIKRYQSREGLTGRDVRHTYEYLMTVKNTHSVAEEVIVWDQLPISGSEGLKVKLLEPKYSKDTDSLKLDDEQRISWFRTLEPGTEWEIPFSFHVEAPKDMKIDGLE